In Lineus longissimus chromosome 13, tnLinLong1.2, whole genome shotgun sequence, one genomic interval encodes:
- the LOC135497863 gene encoding poly(rC)-binding protein 3-like isoform X3, with the protein MNGIDMESPEQQQINGTSTSVTLRMIMQGKEVGSIIGKKGDNVKRFREDSGAKINISDNSCPERIVTVMGSTDAVVRAFSMIARKFEELYSPLQDVQAPPGQKPSITLRLIVPASQCGSLIGKGGSKIKEIRDASGASVQVANEMLPNSTERAITISGPSEAITKCIFHMCTVFVESPPKGATIPYRPKPPMPPIIYSGGQAFALHGQFAMPAQPADFYNPVADYGQFLQDPLAINQMQKLQQMALPQAAPTPAALPYQLPAQVTGTPAIMAGTGPASTQAYMSGLNCLAFPRPNQVTANSNPVTATHSHEMNIPNDLIGCIIGRAGCKINEIRQFSGATIKISNCEEGSSDRKVTIQGTPDTINTAQYMINARISTEVCGMGIR; encoded by the exons GAAGTTGGAAGTATTATTGGGAAGAAAGGCGACAATGTCAAAAGATTTAGAGAAGAT AGTGGTGCTAAAATAAATATATCTGATAACTCATGTCCAGAGAGAATCGTCACAGTCATGGGATCGACAGATGCTGTTGTACGAGCATTTTCCATGATCGCCAGAAAATTTGAAGAG CTCTATTCTCCGTTACAGGACGTACAGGCACCACCTGGGCAGAAGCCGTCTATAACACTTCGGCTCATAGTCCCAGCAAGTCAGTGCGGCTCACTTATCGGCAAGGGTGGCTCAAAAATTAAAGAAATCCGAGAC GCGAGTGGAGCCTCAGTCCAAGTAGCCAATGAAATGCTGCCAAACTCAACGGAGCGAGCAATTACCATATCCGGACCGTCAGAGGCGATCACCAAATGTATATTTCACATGTGTACTGTTTTTGTGGAG TCCCCCCCTAAGGGAGCCACCATCCCTTACCGTCCAAAACCGCCCATGCCGCCAATCATTTACTCAGGGGGTCAGGCCTTCGCGTTACACGGACAGTTTGCTATGCCAGCTCAACCTGCAGAC TTTTATAATCCAGTGGCGGACTACGGCCAGTTTCTTCAAGACCCATTAGCCATCAATCAG ATGCAAAAGCTCCAACAGATGGCGTTACCACAGGCGGCCCCGACGCCGGCTGCCCTACCGTATCAGCTCCCGGCGCAGGTTACCGGCACCCCAGCCATCATGGCCGGCACAGGACCCGCATCAACACAAGCATACATGT CTGGTCTGAACTGTCTTGCTTTTCCACGTCCAAATCAAGTAACGGCCAACAGTAACCCTGTGACGGCCACGCATTCACATGAGATGAATATTCCCAACGAtctcattggttgtataattgGCAGGGCTGGTTGCAAGATAAACGAAATAAG ACAATTTTCAGGTGCTACAATTAAAATCTCTAATTGTGAAGAAGGAAGTTCGGACAGAAAAGTTACAATTCAGGGTACACCAGACACAATCAATACTGCACAGTATATGATTAATGCAAG GATATCAACTGAAGTTTGTGGAATGGGCATCCGCTAG
- the LOC135497863 gene encoding poly(rC)-binding protein 3-like isoform X1: protein MNGIDMESPEQQQINGTSTSVTLRMIMQGKEVGSIIGKKGDNVKRFREDSGAKINISDNSCPERIVTVMGSTDAVVRAFSMIARKFEELYSPLQDVQAPPGQKPSITLRLIVPASQCGSLIGKGGSKIKEIRDASGASVQVANEMLPNSTERAITISGPSEAITKCIFHMCTVFVESPPKGATIPYRPKPPMPPIIYSGGQAFALHGQFAMPAQPADFYNPVADYGQFLQDPLAINQMQKLQQMALPQAAPTPAALPYQLPAQVTGTPAIMAGTGPASTQAYMSGLNCLAFPRPNQVTANSNPVTATHSHEMNIPNDLIGCIIGRAGCKINEIRQFSGATIKISNCEEGSSDRKVTIQGTPDTINTAQYMINASMELHKSLALANPANAANVNTTPTSTTLTPAQNPASLAIPLQQLMKPFPQALLGLNMGLFDANSNQKLTQKMRPGLVVQQNGAAISSKKTDPRQKFAPY, encoded by the exons GAAGTTGGAAGTATTATTGGGAAGAAAGGCGACAATGTCAAAAGATTTAGAGAAGAT AGTGGTGCTAAAATAAATATATCTGATAACTCATGTCCAGAGAGAATCGTCACAGTCATGGGATCGACAGATGCTGTTGTACGAGCATTTTCCATGATCGCCAGAAAATTTGAAGAG CTCTATTCTCCGTTACAGGACGTACAGGCACCACCTGGGCAGAAGCCGTCTATAACACTTCGGCTCATAGTCCCAGCAAGTCAGTGCGGCTCACTTATCGGCAAGGGTGGCTCAAAAATTAAAGAAATCCGAGAC GCGAGTGGAGCCTCAGTCCAAGTAGCCAATGAAATGCTGCCAAACTCAACGGAGCGAGCAATTACCATATCCGGACCGTCAGAGGCGATCACCAAATGTATATTTCACATGTGTACTGTTTTTGTGGAG TCCCCCCCTAAGGGAGCCACCATCCCTTACCGTCCAAAACCGCCCATGCCGCCAATCATTTACTCAGGGGGTCAGGCCTTCGCGTTACACGGACAGTTTGCTATGCCAGCTCAACCTGCAGAC TTTTATAATCCAGTGGCGGACTACGGCCAGTTTCTTCAAGACCCATTAGCCATCAATCAG ATGCAAAAGCTCCAACAGATGGCGTTACCACAGGCGGCCCCGACGCCGGCTGCCCTACCGTATCAGCTCCCGGCGCAGGTTACCGGCACCCCAGCCATCATGGCCGGCACAGGACCCGCATCAACACAAGCATACATGT CTGGTCTGAACTGTCTTGCTTTTCCACGTCCAAATCAAGTAACGGCCAACAGTAACCCTGTGACGGCCACGCATTCACATGAGATGAATATTCCCAACGAtctcattggttgtataattgGCAGGGCTGGTTGCAAGATAAACGAAATAAG ACAATTTTCAGGTGCTACAATTAAAATCTCTAATTGTGAAGAAGGAAGTTCGGACAGAAAAGTTACAATTCAGGGTACACCAGACACAATCAATACTGCACAGTATATGATTAATGCAAG CATGGAGTTACATAAGAGTCTGGCCCTCGCCAATCCCGCAAACGCCGCAAACGTAAACACTACTCCCACTTCTACGACCTTGACCCCTGCTCAGAACCCTGCCTCCCTGGCCATTCCATTGCAGCAGTTGATGAAGCCGTTTCCACAGGCGTTGCTCGGATTAAACATGGGCTTATTCGACGCCAACTCCAACCAAAAACTAACGCAGAAAATGAGACCAGGATTAGTTGTTCAGCAGAACGGGGCTGCTATCAGTTCCAAGAAAACTGACCCAAGACAAAAGTTTGCGCCATACTGA
- the LOC135497863 gene encoding poly(rC)-binding protein 3-like isoform X2: MNGIDMESPEQQQINGTSTSVTLRMIMQGKEVGSIIGKKGDNVKRFREDSGAKINISDNSCPERIVTVMGSTDAVVRAFSMIARKFEELYSPLQDVQAPPGQKPSITLRLIVPASQCGSLIGKGGSKIKEIRDASGASVQVANEMLPNSTERAITISGPSEAITKCIFHMCTVFVESPPKGATIPYRPKPPMPPIIYSGGQAFALHGQFAMPAQPADMQKLQQMALPQAAPTPAALPYQLPAQVTGTPAIMAGTGPASTQAYMSGLNCLAFPRPNQVTANSNPVTATHSHEMNIPNDLIGCIIGRAGCKINEIRQFSGATIKISNCEEGSSDRKVTIQGTPDTINTAQYMINASMELHKSLALANPANAANVNTTPTSTTLTPAQNPASLAIPLQQLMKPFPQALLGLNMGLFDANSNQKLTQKMRPGLVVQQNGAAISSKKTDPRQKFAPY, encoded by the exons GAAGTTGGAAGTATTATTGGGAAGAAAGGCGACAATGTCAAAAGATTTAGAGAAGAT AGTGGTGCTAAAATAAATATATCTGATAACTCATGTCCAGAGAGAATCGTCACAGTCATGGGATCGACAGATGCTGTTGTACGAGCATTTTCCATGATCGCCAGAAAATTTGAAGAG CTCTATTCTCCGTTACAGGACGTACAGGCACCACCTGGGCAGAAGCCGTCTATAACACTTCGGCTCATAGTCCCAGCAAGTCAGTGCGGCTCACTTATCGGCAAGGGTGGCTCAAAAATTAAAGAAATCCGAGAC GCGAGTGGAGCCTCAGTCCAAGTAGCCAATGAAATGCTGCCAAACTCAACGGAGCGAGCAATTACCATATCCGGACCGTCAGAGGCGATCACCAAATGTATATTTCACATGTGTACTGTTTTTGTGGAG TCCCCCCCTAAGGGAGCCACCATCCCTTACCGTCCAAAACCGCCCATGCCGCCAATCATTTACTCAGGGGGTCAGGCCTTCGCGTTACACGGACAGTTTGCTATGCCAGCTCAACCTGCAGAC ATGCAAAAGCTCCAACAGATGGCGTTACCACAGGCGGCCCCGACGCCGGCTGCCCTACCGTATCAGCTCCCGGCGCAGGTTACCGGCACCCCAGCCATCATGGCCGGCACAGGACCCGCATCAACACAAGCATACATGT CTGGTCTGAACTGTCTTGCTTTTCCACGTCCAAATCAAGTAACGGCCAACAGTAACCCTGTGACGGCCACGCATTCACATGAGATGAATATTCCCAACGAtctcattggttgtataattgGCAGGGCTGGTTGCAAGATAAACGAAATAAG ACAATTTTCAGGTGCTACAATTAAAATCTCTAATTGTGAAGAAGGAAGTTCGGACAGAAAAGTTACAATTCAGGGTACACCAGACACAATCAATACTGCACAGTATATGATTAATGCAAG CATGGAGTTACATAAGAGTCTGGCCCTCGCCAATCCCGCAAACGCCGCAAACGTAAACACTACTCCCACTTCTACGACCTTGACCCCTGCTCAGAACCCTGCCTCCCTGGCCATTCCATTGCAGCAGTTGATGAAGCCGTTTCCACAGGCGTTGCTCGGATTAAACATGGGCTTATTCGACGCCAACTCCAACCAAAAACTAACGCAGAAAATGAGACCAGGATTAGTTGTTCAGCAGAACGGGGCTGCTATCAGTTCCAAGAAAACTGACCCAAGACAAAAGTTTGCGCCATACTGA